In the genome of Myxococcus stipitatus, one region contains:
- a CDS encoding pitrilysin family protein produces the protein MNMRTLRNRLAAPTLMALGLVTAPVLAAAPAAKQAPPAAAAPKALKALVRTEFKLDNGLEVSLMPYGDMPKVVVQLAVDTGNIHEKANEIWLADLVGKLLEEGTTTRSAEQLAQVAAGLGGQLNVGTSLDQTLVGIEVLSEFAPEAVGLVADVSQRPAFPAAEVERVKTNLLRDVAIARSQPQPLADELLAKSLYGEGHPYGRSYPTEAMLKSYTREGVSAFYDANFGAARSRLYVVGRFEAAPVEKAIREAFSGWKAGPARVKDVPKQQVAKAVQFLDRPGAVQSTVRVAVKALPPSSPDYVRQEVLNTLLGGYFSSRVTANIREKKGYSYSPYSRVSSHVDDAYWTQNADVTTAVTGESLKEILKEVDTLRKTPPPVEELRDVQNFLAGNFLITNASRFGLLSKLRFVDLHGLPDSYLENYVQTVMSVTPEQLQQMAAKMLKQDAMTIVVVGDMKVVKPQLKVLPAPMR, from the coding sequence ATGAACATGCGCACACTTCGCAACCGTCTCGCCGCGCCCACGCTGATGGCGCTGGGGCTCGTCACCGCGCCCGTCCTGGCCGCCGCGCCCGCCGCCAAGCAGGCACCGCCCGCCGCCGCCGCGCCCAAGGCGCTCAAGGCCCTGGTCCGCACCGAGTTCAAGCTCGACAACGGCCTGGAAGTCTCGCTGATGCCGTACGGCGACATGCCCAAGGTCGTCGTCCAGCTCGCGGTCGACACGGGCAACATCCACGAGAAGGCCAACGAAATCTGGCTCGCGGACCTGGTGGGCAAGCTGCTGGAGGAGGGCACCACCACGCGCTCCGCGGAGCAGCTGGCCCAGGTCGCCGCCGGACTGGGGGGCCAGCTCAACGTGGGCACCTCCCTGGACCAGACCCTCGTGGGCATCGAGGTCCTCTCTGAGTTCGCGCCCGAGGCCGTGGGCCTGGTCGCGGACGTCAGCCAGCGTCCGGCCTTCCCCGCCGCCGAGGTGGAGCGGGTGAAGACGAACCTGCTGCGCGACGTGGCCATCGCCCGGAGCCAGCCGCAGCCGCTCGCGGATGAGCTGCTGGCGAAGTCCCTCTACGGCGAGGGTCACCCCTACGGCCGGAGCTATCCCACCGAGGCGATGCTCAAGAGCTATACCCGGGAGGGCGTGAGCGCGTTCTACGACGCCAACTTCGGCGCGGCCCGCTCGCGGCTGTACGTGGTGGGCCGGTTCGAGGCGGCCCCGGTGGAGAAGGCGATTCGCGAGGCGTTCTCCGGCTGGAAGGCGGGCCCGGCGCGCGTGAAGGACGTGCCCAAGCAGCAGGTGGCCAAGGCCGTGCAGTTCCTCGACCGTCCGGGCGCGGTGCAGTCCACGGTGCGCGTCGCGGTGAAGGCGCTGCCTCCGTCCAGCCCGGACTATGTCCGCCAGGAGGTCCTGAACACGCTGCTGGGGGGCTACTTCAGCTCCCGCGTGACGGCGAACATCCGCGAGAAGAAGGGCTATTCGTACTCGCCCTACAGCCGGGTGTCGTCGCACGTGGACGATGCCTACTGGACCCAGAACGCGGACGTGACGACGGCTGTCACGGGTGAGTCGCTGAAGGAAATCCTCAAGGAGGTGGACACGCTGCGCAAGACGCCTCCCCCGGTGGAGGAGCTGCGCGACGTGCAGAACTTCCTGGCGGGGAACTTCCTGATTACCAACGCGTCGCGCTTCGGCCTGTTGAGCAAGCTGCGCTTCGTGGACCTGCACGGGCTGCCGGATTCCTACCTGGAGAACTACGTGCAGACGGTGATGTCCGTCACGCCCGAGCAGCTCCAGCAGATGGCCGCGAAGATGCTCAAGCAGGACGCGATGACCATCGTCGTGGTGGGTGACATGAAGGTCGTCAAGCCGCAGCTGAAGGTGCTGCCGGCTCCGATGCGCTGA